The genomic segment TAGCAACTAATTGTTTACGGTAATCTGCGCTTCCTCGCAAATCAGTTAAAGGGTTAAAGGTATCTTTTAATAAAATTTTAGCATTTTGAATTGTTGCATAATTCCAAGGTTTTCCAATCAGCATTGTTTCAATATTAATCGCTCGAATCGGAATGGCTGCAACTCCACCATAGGCAAGTCTGGTATGAATAATCGTATTATTGATATCTAAATCAATGGTAAAAGCGGCGGAAACAATACTAATATCATCGGTTCCCCGTTTTCCAATTTTATACGATTGACTCAAACGATGAACAACATTAGCAGTTATGTTTTTAGGAATAATGATAGACACAATCACTTCTTGGGATTGTAATTCCGTTTGACGATACCCTTTAAAAAAATCAGCAATGGCAATTATCCGTTCTCCCCTTAAACTCGCTAACCGCAATTTTGCATCTAAAGATAATAAAACAGGAGCTAAATCTCCAATAGGAGAAGCGGTTGCTAAATTACCTCCAATTGTAGCCCGGTTACGAATTTGTCGAGCCGCAAACCAAGATAACATTTCATCTAAACTAGGGTATATTCCCTTTAAGTTTTCTTCAATCTGGCTTAGAGGAATTGCAGCCCCAATTTCTACATAATCTGAAGTTTGTTTAAGTTCCAGAAGTTCTGCAACAGATTCTAAAGAAATTAAAGTCGGAAACTCTTGATAATGATGGCTCATTTCTAAGCCTAAATCCGTTGCTCCTGCGACTAATTTAGCATGGGGATACTGTTGTAAAAGCTCTAAAACTTCAGAGAGTTGAAGCGGACGGAAAAACTGCTGATGAGGAGTGATATAATGGACAGAATTAACCGATAAATCAATTTGTGTTAATCGTTCACTAAATTGATCACAAGGATGGGTATGATTAACGAGTTCTGCGGCTCGACGAATAGGTAAATAACCCGTACATCGACATAAATTTCCTTCTAAAGATTCATCATTAACCTCACCTTTGTAGTACGCCGTAAACAAACTCATAATAAAACCCGGAGTACAATAACCGCATTGGGAACCCCCCAAACTCACCATCGCCGCCTGTACCGGATGCAGACCGTCTTTCCCAACCCCTTCAACAGTAATAATTTCCCGTCCCGCCATCGCAGCCAAGGGAATTAAACAGCTATTCATCGCTAGATATTGGGGTTGTCCATTCGACCCCTGACCCACAACCGCCACTGTACAAGCTCCACAGTCCCCATCCCCGCACCCCTCCTTCGTCCCCACCCGTCCACTGCGGCGCAAGTATTCCAGCAAGGTTAGGGTCGGGGAAAGGTCTTGAATCAAAACCTTTTCACCATTAATCGTGAGGCTGAAGGTGTTGTTTTGCATAGGCTGTAGGTTTTAAGGGTTGGGATTTCCGATTATTCCCATCTCTGCACAATTATCTATATTTGTCAAGATCTTCTCCAGAATGACTGTGACCAAAATTTTTTCAATCTCCCCTTGACAACAATGTACTATTTATGTAGTACATTAATTAGGAATAAAAAATACCCAAAAAAACGAAACTGTAAGTGGGATGGAGGTGAGCGAGTTTGAAATTAGCTGAAGCCTTGATTTTACGAGGGGATTCTCAGAAAAAAATAGCGCAATTAAGACAACGGTTATCCCTAATTGCAAAAGTACAGGAAGGGGAACAACCGGCGGAAAACCCCGAAGATTTATTAGCGGAATTAGAATTAATAACGACTGAATTGGTAACTTTAATTAAACAAATTAATCGAACCAACTCAACTACGCCCTTCCAAGAAGGAACCTTAGCCGATGCGTTAGCAGAACGCGATATATTAATGTTGAAGCGAAGTAGCTATGAAAATTTAGTTCAAGAAGCCGCTATTCGACAAGATCGATATAGTCGTTCTGAAGTGCGCTTTATCAGTACCATTGATATTGCTGCAATTCAGCGACAGTTTTTATTACCCGTCATAAATTATTCGGGTTGACGGTTAATTATTAATCAAAATTCTATCGCCTAAACCTAAGCCAGACAAAAATCTGTCCGCTATTTCCCTAGAGAGTCCTCTTGCTCCGTTAAGATAGTCACAGTATCAAAATAGAATCCTCTAATTTTAGGGATTCCTTTCAACGTTGTTGATTAACTAACATGGCTGTCTATGATTAATCCTACTGACTGGCGTTCTCTGTATTCTTCTCTACACTGTTTTCCTGAAATTTGGCCAATTTTGGATCAAAATGTCGGTCAAATTATTGCGCTACATGACCCTCACGGGAAACCAGAAGTTCGCCTAACCTATTCGCAAGTGTGGCAACAAATTCAACAATTTGCCACCGGCTTACAAACCCTGGGAATAGAAGCCACAACGGAAGCTTTACCTGTACGGATCGCTTTATTCTCCGATGATAGCCCCCGGTGGATGATTGCAGATCAAGGAAT from the Planktothrix tepida PCC 9214 genome contains:
- the xdhA gene encoding xanthine dehydrogenase small subunit, giving the protein MQNNTFSLTINGEKVLIQDLSPTLTLLEYLRRSGRVGTKEGCGDGDCGACTVAVVGQGSNGQPQYLAMNSCLIPLAAMAGREIITVEGVGKDGLHPVQAAMVSLGGSQCGYCTPGFIMSLFTAYYKGEVNDESLEGNLCRCTGYLPIRRAAELVNHTHPCDQFSERLTQIDLSVNSVHYITPHQQFFRPLQLSEVLELLQQYPHAKLVAGATDLGLEMSHHYQEFPTLISLESVAELLELKQTSDYVEIGAAIPLSQIEENLKGIYPSLDEMLSWFAARQIRNRATIGGNLATASPIGDLAPVLLSLDAKLRLASLRGERIIAIADFFKGYRQTELQSQEVIVSIIIPKNITANVVHRLSQSYKIGKRGTDDISIVSAAFTIDLDINNTIIHTRLAYGGVAAIPIRAINIETMLIGKPWNYATIQNAKILLKDTFNPLTDLRGSADYRKQLVANLFEKFFIEFSPITLL
- a CDS encoding DIP1984 family protein gives rise to the protein MKLAEALILRGDSQKKIAQLRQRLSLIAKVQEGEQPAENPEDLLAELELITTELVTLIKQINRTNSTTPFQEGTLADALAERDILMLKRSSYENLVQEAAIRQDRYSRSEVRFISTIDIAAIQRQFLLPVINYSG